The Melanotaenia boesemani isolate fMelBoe1 chromosome 17, fMelBoe1.pri, whole genome shotgun sequence genome segment ATGTGGAAGGAAAGGTGACAGAGAATATCAGAGCACTTGAAGGGACGGTAGAAGGAGCAACAAACCAGGAATCTGCTTTTGAGGATTTCACCAGCCGTCCGAGGTGGGAGGAGGAAAGGATCGGGTTAGTCACTGTCGATGTAGCTGCAGCCACAGAGGAACCCGTCTCTGTTCTGTCTCAAAAACATATGTTCTGGTTTCCCCCTGAGGCATTCCCAGAAGAGGAACCTCCTGTCTTCACCGACTCTGTCACACAGAATCCTGCCACACAGATAACACAGAGAGCCTCTGGAGGCCAGTCTGAGGAAAGTAAAGAGCATGAGAGCCAGGAGAAACGTCGCCATCCAATCCCTATTGATGTtgatgatcatgatgatgaGCCAGAAGCCAATGATAATCATGAACATGATAATGATGACAGAGATGAAGACAACAGCCGTCATGATGACCTAGACATCCATAATGACGACCATTATGATGATCAAGACGACGTCGACAGTCATAGTCAGGAAGAGGACCATGATGATCATGTAAAGCGCCCAGCTCAGCATGGTGATCTGGATAGACAAGACCGCTACAAAGACCATGATGATCATTATGACATGGGTGAAAATGAGGAAGACCGTGATCGCATTCGATATGGCAGCCAGGAGTACGACGATAGAGATGATGCTCATGATGAACACCAAAGCTACGAGGATCATGATAATCCAATAGATGATCATAGCGATGATGACGGAGAACATCCTGATGGTTCTGAGGAACATCAAAACCATGATGACCATGACAGTGATGACGATAAAGACCATGATATTGATcatgatgatcatgatgatcACGATGATCACGAACACAAAGACGACGAACTTTACGACAATCATGATAGCCACGAGGATGATGATCATTTGTATGCAATCATTTCAGGTGCCACAGAGGGGCACCAGAACATCACTCAGAGGGTGCCAGGAGGCAAGGGCACCAAGGATGAAAGTTGGCTGGATGGCTATCCTGTTATCCTGGAACAAACTGAAAATGGTAAAGCCACAACAGGTCAAACAGGACCAGTGGATGGTAAGAGTGTTGTCAAGACAACAGATAGACCCAATGAGGTGGAAATACGTAGACCAGTTCCTTACACCAGCTCACCAGACACACATGAGTCTCCCACTAAAGCACCCAAACTAGATCACAAGATGGTGGAGGAGGTGAAGCCAAGCTTCACTGGATCTCCTGCTGCCTCCCCTGACCATTTACAACCTTCAGACACTCCCTCATACTCCGACACCCTAGATTATGACACACAACAGGCAGCTCCCACCCACTCCTGGCTGGATGATCTCACCGAGCACCCCTTCCTGGATCATGGGCCAGCTCCTCCAGTGCAGGATGATGACATCTTCAATGGAGTGATAGGGGAGCACACAGTACACAACCTGCCTGGTGAGACTGGTGAGAGGGGTGAGGCAGAGGGAGAGATGCGTGAGACCATTTGCGTGGGTGAGGACTGTCCCCCTCACCCTCCGAACCCCTCTAGTCAAGGTCCCAAAGTGGCAGCCATAATTGTGGCATTGTGTGCTGTTGCCACAGCAGTCATCATTGGAGTTTGGTGTTACCGACGGCAACAGCAGAAGAGCTCCATGTATGAGATGAATGGGAAGGGCCAAAGTCAAACCAGACAGGGCCAACAGATAGAGATGCAGCAAAAAGTTTAGGAGATGGTGATGAGGATAATGATAAAGGGCAGAGACATTCAGGACGGATAGGTGGATTCAGATAAATATGGGAGTAACGCACAGTTCTTTTTCTTGTGGACGCTATTGAAGATGTGAAGAGTTTGAATAGGCATGAACAGATAACTCGCACCGGCTCTGTTTCAAAGAGCAAAACCTGGCAGtgcaaacagaaaatattgtgaaacaggaAGACTTGATAATGAAATTCAAGTAAAACAAGATAAGAGTTCCCTCATCTTTCAGTTCTAAATACCCCTTTGTTGTACCTATCAATTATATTGAAAGCTCTTCATCTTGTTGGACACATTAATGAGCTGTGCCTCAACTCCAGAAACTAAAAAAACGATTTTTAACCATGTAGGAAAACCACAACAGAAGGCCTGTCTGCCTGAATATATGAACTAAAGAACCTTTAAAACATTTGGACATTGTGGTAAAGATTTTCTGTCACTTTGTTGTTATTTCTGTTGACATCATTGAGTGCTCTTTTTTATGCTTGATGTTAATTGTTCTATTTTTCAGTGTCAataatttttctattattatgtttttgaaaACTTCATTCCTCTTGTTAAACAACAGGAGTTCTGAATTACATTATATGTCAAGCCTTCACAGGCAATTAAGGCTTCTGgtccaaaggaaaagaaaaattatgacAGTTAGATGAGATGATAATGAACGGTAGAACTGAGGGCAGACAGAGAAATTAAGAGGTTAAAAGGTACTGTGTGATGGgagaacatttttttcctctgtggaTTTTGACAGTCAGCTTGTGAGACATATAGAGGAATCCAGGCCGCAGACTCAGCCATTGCATATGTGTGATaaggagggtgtgtgtgtgtgtgtgtatgtgtgtgtgtcaggtttTGTGCAGTTTGCAGCGGTGTTTTGTGTTTGAAGTGCAACTAAGGAACCTGAGAGGCATTCAAACCAACCAGATTAAACACGATGgtgctgccatggcaacagagaATCAAACCCTCATATGTTAAAGTTTCAGCTTTTAATCTATTTATAGGAAtctaatatattttgtttttatttctttcttttttttatagtagTCATGACTTTGAATCAGCTCATGACATTTTACATAGATGCTCTGACACTGCCAGCATTTCATAGACAGAAAGACACAAGATAAAGTCTTTTAACCTGTCTTACAGGCAGCTGGCAACAGTCTGGTCAAGCATAATAAACTAACCAGAAAGTGGTGCTTACTGGAAACTCTTGTACGACATGGCCGACAAGATACAGTGTACCTCCATTCATGTTTTCATACAGGCTTGTTCCAGAGAGGCAGTGGCAGCTACTTAACATCTCCCAAGTTCTTGGTACGTTGTGGCCCTTTTATCAGGGCAGTGATAAAGCATGTTAAATCTGACGGTGTTAAAATGATCACTGTGTCTTAGCCTaatttaaaaagtgtgtttgAACATCGTTTGGTGTAAAATCAGTATTTGTTTTGGAGTTAGTCTCTTGGTCAAGTGCAAAACCCATATAACATCATACCTTCAGGTTTTTATGTATCAGTTGATTATTCTTTTATCTTCTGTCATGTCTCTTTTTTATTAACTGAATGAGTAGTTACAAAGGCTCTTCTGGTGGGAGCTATAGGAATTTTAGGGGTTTATTTAATGTCTGATTGATAGAGTAGCCCTGTAAggcaaatgagaaaaaacagTTTCTGATAATCTGTTTTCTTGGTTTGAGCTGTCCTAAATATAGGATTtacatgtagaaaataaataaataaaagtttagcagggatagtactttttttttttttttactctttttctttttaaaaacaaattcattctTGCATTGTGAAAaaggaactaaaaaaaaaaaaaaaaaaaaaaacacgctgGATGActttctggtttttttttttttcaatatttttatttcacatgtgAGAAAACAATTTGGACCTGACTTCAGGAAATACTTTCACTTTCCTATCAGAACTTCCAGTCATGAGCTATGTGATCATTTCTTGCTTGTTTCTTTGGTTAGAAATCAGTTACCTGCATGAACTTGGTTTAGTTTCATACCCTGCCATAAGAACATAAAATGTATTCACCGTGTACTGTAGTTTTCCATGATTGTGtgatatttgtcattttttctttactgtgtaaaatgtttaaaaggaaTTGTTTAATATagaaactgacatttaaaaagtgcaaatgtaaataaatttgaatagGAATTAAATAGTTTAAATCCCAGAAACAAACTTTGTAATTTTAGAAAtgcttagaaaaaaaactgcagcaagTGAATTTCTTGTAATTGTTGTTAAAAGTGAGTATAAGAGAGGGTGTCATCATTACTggtcacttttttttccttttttgtttccaAGTCAAGCCTCCTCAGTTCTATTAAAAAGCACTTTTATTACAGTTATTTAAAACTTGGGTGTGAAGGATATGATTTGTTGCATTTGACACAGTGTCTTTCCCAACCTGAcctaattaatatttttatgtttctgtaaataagaatctatgattgtattaacTTGCTATATATACTGTAGTGCTACTGGTGAGAGGGAAATTAGTGTTTTCTCACAGAGACAGCAAAGCTAGGATGATATCAGTCATACTCCTTCACTGTCAGTAAGAAactctgctgctttttttttgcaacacTGTTAAGTACTGTCCCGACCAAACCATGCTTTAGATAATTAGGAACTTATTTTTCTGATCATACAACACATATTTCACACAATCCATGCCTAAAGATCATCTGCAACTTCACATTTaggctttttaaaatcattactGCTCAGTTTTGTGCTGAACTGCTGACTCATTTAACAGATTACATCCTGTTTAACAGCCTTGTGTGTTAGTTGTTCTCTAAGACccaataaacatataaaacatgttgggttttttttgtttgtttgttttaactgtggttttctgtttttattaaggaTGAAACTGTTATGGTCGTGCTTTACATCTGCACTGGTTTTTGAGTAAACAACATCTTAGgacagggatctcaaactctggtcctcgagggcctctgtcctgcaagttttagatgtttccccaCTGCAACACACCTCATTCAAATTAAACTGATCCAACAACTTGtagtcaagttctgcacaataacccattaatttgagacaggtgtgttgaagcagataAACGTCtaaggacagtggccctcaaggatcAACGTTTGAGAGCACTGGACAATCGTCCTTCCATTAAATCAGTTTAATCCGTTTATCAGCTattacatgtttctttttttttccaaaaatgcCCAAAAAGATGAGAATATGGAAAATTGAAAGGCAAAGTTTGGGCAGTGAAGAAGTCATAAAAGAGACAGAAGACAGGGAGAACACAGACACAGTAACACAGAGGGAACGTTCTGCTGTGGGTTTTCAACACCACCGTGTGACAAACTGCACAGAGACTCAAtgttcaaacatttttaaacaagtcAGTGTTTTCTCTGAATGCCTCGGCTCAGCTCTCCCATCACATCCTGCTGTCCtctttctgtgatttttttttctattaagtCTCTTGTTAGAAATCAATGGACTAAAACAGAGAATTAACAGATGAACTAATCCTTTAAggcatttttaaaagcatggAAATTGAAACAGTAGTTCTTACAAGATATACCTCTCATTTGTGTTTGAATGGGAGGAAGGGCATTTATATTTCAGCATATTTCATGTGGACCAAACAGTAATATTTCAATAATATTacttaataattattaaaaaaaaaaaaaaaaaaaaactttttttgtaaaaaaccTCAGAAAAATCACACAGTGGATCAACAGTTAAGGAACAAATTCATAAAAcagtgaattaaaaataaaatctgtcctTAATATCAATGCTTTTAAATCAGTGACCTCTCTGTTCAGTCAACACAGACACTGAACAAGATATTTAGAGCAAAAATTACTAATCAGAAACAATATTCAGGATAATTGTGATCAAATAAACACTCTGGAGAATCCCAATAAATACAAACGTGTGGAATGTTTTGCCATTAGTGTTTCAGTGTTTCGGCAAACATGGGCTATTCATCCTCGTCCAGGAACTCATCTATAAACTCCACCACCTCCCCCTGTGGACACACATAAAAACCAGCTTAGTCGGGCCTGTTTGGATTCAGACTGTGTGATCAGATATCCTCCCACTCACATGTTCAGTGATTTCTCATATCATGCATTACCAACGAGATTAAAGCCAAAAACAGAGTGACATTCATCACATACAACCTGTAATCGTAGTTTATAGCAGGGTTGCCCTGATAGCCACTTGGACTGCATCAAAATAATGTCAATAAGTGCTGTGTCATGCTGCCACCCCATGCCTGTCTGTGATATTGCAGCCTTATAAACACTGGGTACATTGTGCTGCAGGCTGTCATGTGACCAGACTGAATAATCCAGGGTTTTTCCATAAAATCAACAAGGCCAGAGCCAATGAGAGACATCATTAACTCAATTCATAATCTAACCAATTTTTACAAGTAGCCTGTttccttttatattttccttCATCTTAGCAACAACCCTGCTGGCTGAGAGCATCCTGTGACACACTCActcataaaaatatgtaaacatagGCACACACCTCATCATCACTTGACAGCCGCTGCTTGGAGAACTCCAGCATCTGTAGCTGCATGGTGGTTTGATTGTAGTACCGCACTGCCTcctgcagcaaacacacacacacacacacacacacacacacaatgataatGTACAAAAAAATGATAAGGAAtgtaaaaacaagaacatgaggcataaataaaatgttttacattttttcaaaatGCACTTATTTGCGtctttaagaaaattaaaagtaagaaaatcaCATGAAACTAAACTTAATTATTTCTGAAGCTACAACCTGCTTCACTATAATGAGTTACTGTACATTTACTGCAGATTTActgtagattttatatatacacatgaaGATAATGACATTAATAGTTAAATATTTGTCACATGTGCAAAAATCAGAAGCTTAAAATACCAAGTTAACCATTAACAGTAGATTACTGTAACATTTTATCATTATacaatattatatttttttgtccatTAGTCATCTTTACAACAAGGAATCACTAGTAAGGATCTGTtcaatgagcaacacagctacaCATGTGGGTAGTATCCCCAAAAAATGTGTAAGTACACATTTATCTGAGTTAATCATTCCACAAAAGAATTATTCTTACAAGTTATACTTCACAATGGTGACTAAACAAGCTTTCCAGTTATCTATAATACAGATAAATCAAAGGGGAAAAACAATCAAccaaacattcatttttttactttttaggtCAAGTTAAAAATTTCCAGgcaaagaaattataaaaaagactcactaagaaaaattaaagttatATTTTGAATCATTTATGTGGGGAAAGCAATCTCTGTAACATCATACATGCTTCTAACATAGATTTGAAAGCTTTGGCTGAATGCATCAATATAACTCACTGATCTGGGGAGGAAATCCTCTTCTGTCAGGCCCCACTGGTTTTTGTGGTACTTGTAGTAGGCCACATTGTTCCTCATAACTTCATCACTGGGGTCAAACAGCATGTAGCTAGCTGCGCATGGCACCGCGTTCTTCAGGTCATTCactaaaagcataaaaatgaacattttaatccAGCAAATTTTCTTGATAAAACACAAACGCCACAAACCCTGGAACTCCGGCTACTCACATTTGTAGTAGGCAAACTGCAAGTAATGGTACATGGTAGCCACAAACTTCTCAACGACAAAGCCTCCAACAACAGGCGTCAGGTCACTTTCACACCTCACCTTTCTCTCAAGGACTTCTATGTAATGgtctggaaaaaaatgaaagcgCAACATGCCATTTCTTCTGAAAATCTGACAAGTTTGCATataatatgattttaaaaatatacttaGTAGAAGACAGACGAGATAGTGGCACAATCAGAAACGCACGTGAAACAGACATGAACTGACCAGCTATTGAGGGGTAGAAGTCTTTAAAGTCTTTGACGTCCCTTGGACCCTCAGATGCAGCCAGACACTCATCATAGACCTTGAAGAAGTCCCTCAATGCCAACTCCATGTCTGACACCGAGGTACGGAAGTTATCCCCATTATATGCCCTCACTGCACGCACAAACAAGGTCTGGAACGCAACATGATGAAAACACAACTGTAACTGTATTCATTTATTGGCAAATTCAACACTTTTTAAATAGATAGATATTTTTACTATTATGTTAGTCTAATTAGAAAATAAGAACAATTCTGTAAACCATAAAAGATGCCAAAACATATCAGTAGCTTGCAGAGATTGTGTTTAGGATACATGATCTGTAGTTGAAAAGGAGCActagcaacaaaaacaacaaacaccagAACACATTGGATTTTgtaatgtgaaagaaaaaaggtaCAGGGTGCCTGACCAACATTGGGCAAACTTATGATGCTAAAAAGCCAGTTTGACCTACAAGGCACAGGTTGCTATCATATTAGCACACTCCTGGAGGCCATAACAagatcagtttgtgtgtgtgtttaggaaTATTTATGGGTGTGGGTCAGAAAATATCCAAACTAAAGAGCATATTATCACAGCTTTAAAGCCCTGGTCATGATTACTGGCATCCatgaataataatatatattgaTAAACCATAACTTTATGTTTGTTATTGAATAGGTGAGATTTTTTTAGCCAAAACAGCTGTGACATGTCAAGACATGGCATCTGCTTCATTGCCAAAGCTATGCTGTTGTCTTTGCCACAAGACATAAGGTGCAAATTTGAATGCAAAGTCAACACATTGTACTCGTTCTTGAACCATTTTTGCAGTTACCTACTAAAAGAGACCACTAGCACCAAGGAATACTGTAGAGGTCAGCAGCACTGCTCTCTTGCTGCCTCATATATCCTACCTATAGGCCGGTGTCATTAGAATGAGATAATCAGTGTTTTTCACTTGATCTGTGAGTAGTCTTAATGTTACGGCGGCTCTATGCGTATTCGCTTGCTTGTGTTAACTGTCTTTCACTCATTTAATTAGTTGTTTCTCTACCTTACACTTAAGTGTAACAGTTCAAATCAGGGTTCCTCTTTAGGTGCTCACACcaatgttttgtgtaaattaGACCTCAATTGCCTCACTTGACTGTAGTTGATGATAAAATTCTACCTTGTGTAAAAGCTTTTGGGTGTGATGAGGAGTAAAATCTCAATAATGTTTcataaaaagaagacaaacaaaTCAGAATTTCTACAGAAACAGATACATATTAACCAATTctataaaattgtatttttcaaGGTTACtaaacaaactattttttaacaatagtgaaaaaacacaaacatagaATTGACTGTATAATAACACAATGATCAGCACCCTACAATAATATGTCTGCAGAACCTTTACAGTGACACTAAATGTTGGAGTTTTTTGCATCTGTCTGGTGATAGTCTCTGATGTACATTTAGGCTCTTTAAAGTTTGCAGGaatccttatttatctgacacTGGGTAATACAttttgctaaaagaaaaaataaatacaaaaacatttggTAATCTGTTCTTTGACACATGTGAGGCTtccagaactaaaaaaaaaaaagcaaaatgactCCACAGCATGAAAGAACCTCCACTGTGTTGGGCTGTATTTACCTACACATAATCTTATCTATACTCCCAATGTGGCCTGCGCTGTCCTCTGTGTCCACAGAGCAATAATCCAGAAAGGTTGGCTGTGACAGTTCCTGCAAACATGTCTTTTATGCCTTTCTTTTTATACCTTCAGGAAACCGTAGTCTTCGCTTACAAAGCCACACATGATTATGCCTTGTGTGGTACAAACTGAAACCACGACTCCGGATTGTTCTAGTTGAGCCTGGAAGTCTTCAAATATCTGCATGCTGTCAAACTTTCCTCTTACCACCACATCAAATAAGCATCTCAcaaattttaaaactaaaccaTCACAAACTATTGAGGAAGGGATTTCACTGTGTTTAGTAAAAGCCTTTAAAAtagtatgttttctttttttaataaatgcatcACTGAGTTGTCTTCAACATTGTGCACTGGATCAGTTGATAGTTTATATTATGTGAGGAGCAAAGTCAAATTAAGTACTCGTGCACCAATAATTGGGTataattgttatatttttatcgACATTTTATCAAAATCTTCTAATTTTACAGAATGGGctcttttgcatttatttgagGACATTATAAATCATACTTATGATTTAGGGGTACATATAACGATGACCTGGTCTGTGTGTGTACCTCATATGATTTGGTCTCCAGGTCTTTAAGGTGTTCTTCTGCTCCAGGCAGACTCTTGTAATAAGCCATGTTCCTCTGCATCATCTCATCATCTGGGTGCTTCAGCAGGAAGGTGTGAGCAGCAGACACTGCCTTCGCCAGGTTGTTTGACTGGggcacaaaacaacaaaagacatTTCACAACAAGTATATatttttgtggatttattttgtAATTGATAAATAAAGACAGCCACATAGAAATATGCTGGTAGCACTATATGGCATACACAACTCTATAAAGTAacctaaatatttgtaagaGATTAGATGGTGGAAAATGACTCAATGTAAATCCATAAACCCAATAAAGCTACAGATTTCGTGTTTTTGAGGAACAATTAACAATTCATCTATTATTAAGTTGCCCTTTTTGTCACTCACTCATTACctatcatttgttttctttatactTAAAGAGGTCAAAGCAAATATTCTGTTTACATTCGTATACCTCCTAAATGTATCAGGCATTAGCATaggttttcatttgtgttttaatctCTAAACTAACTGGGATTTGCGCCATACCTTGTGCTTCCGTGGCACACAGCTGACGTCAGGACGCTTTAATGAAAGATTTACTGCTCTTgcttaaatatataaaattgtgGGCTTATGGATAACAATTATAAAGTCCTgtaatgctttaatgttttatgtaaagcattttgtatCGTCCTGTACGTTAAATattctatacaaataaacttgccttaccTTGAAGTAGGCATACTGGAGGTATCTGTACGGCTCTCTACGCTCAAATTCCTCTACGGTGTCCCGGCTGGGCATGGTCTGTCTGAAAGCTGGCAGCCCCTGTTTGCAGCGCTTCAAACATTGTGCCCTTTTCATCACGTTCCCAAAAGCCCGCAGCTCTGGAAACTCTGCAAACTTCTGCTCGTCGTCCAGTCTGACGGAGCTGCAGTTCAGGTTGCAAAAGGCCTCGCTGTCCCGCAGCAGCCGATAAAGTCGCAGAGACACCTCCATGTACTCCACCGTCTCCTGCCACTTCTCCCCGGTGTACTGATCCAGTGCGTACTTGTAAGCGGACTCTAAAGGCATCAGTTCGTGCCTTGGGAAGCTCCTGAAGC includes the following:
- the LOC121628316 gene encoding cartilage-associated protein, yielding MAPFTSSCVFSALLVAFFVSAVDSQYEKYSFRSFPRHELMPLESAYKYALDQYTGEKWQETVEYMEVSLRLYRLLRDSEAFCNLNCSSVRLDDEQKFAEFPELRAFGNVMKRAQCLKRCKQGLPAFRQTMPSRDTVEEFERREPYRYLQYAYFKSNNLAKAVSAAHTFLLKHPDDEMMQRNMAYYKSLPGAEEHLKDLETKSYETLFVRAVRAYNGDNFRTSVSDMELALRDFFKVYDECLAASEGPRDVKDFKDFYPSIADHYIEVLERKVRCESDLTPVVGGFVVEKFVATMYHYLQFAYYKLNDLKNAVPCAASYMLFDPSDEVMRNNVAYYKYHKNQWGLTEEDFLPRSEAVRYYNQTTMQLQMLEFSKQRLSSDDEGEVVEFIDEFLDEDE
- the susd5 gene encoding sushi domain-containing protein 5: MIDQSNLNVQSLLFGCLACLVVTSVVNADGRVFVLDLRNSSGVQGFRDAEQACASKQARLASVEELRHAVMECFFSQCTRGWLYGGTVGTTVCNVVGSLLKAVVVRTENATEDMTHLDAFCIKDKGLPCGDPPSFPNAILQEHSGFEMGDELVYTCVSGYVMPSGNTAFSLLCDSCGEWYGTVQICVKDELESHVDYEDKFTDSYEEADRDHESLEEAQDEMSEEAYDGKRSMEQQEKIFNVKVQQRHHEPHGGHDVEGKVTENIRALEGTVEGATNQESAFEDFTSRPRWEEERIGLVTVDVAAATEEPVSVLSQKHMFWFPPEAFPEEEPPVFTDSVTQNPATQITQRASGGQSEESKEHESQEKRRHPIPIDVDDHDDEPEANDNHEHDNDDRDEDNSRHDDLDIHNDDHYDDQDDVDSHSQEEDHDDHVKRPAQHGDLDRQDRYKDHDDHYDMGENEEDRDRIRYGSQEYDDRDDAHDEHQSYEDHDNPIDDHSDDDGEHPDGSEEHQNHDDHDSDDDKDHDIDHDDHDDHDDHEHKDDELYDNHDSHEDDDHLYAIISGATEGHQNITQRVPGGKGTKDESWLDGYPVILEQTENGKATTGQTGPVDGKSVVKTTDRPNEVEIRRPVPYTSSPDTHESPTKAPKLDHKMVEEVKPSFTGSPAASPDHLQPSDTPSYSDTLDYDTQQAAPTHSWLDDLTEHPFLDHGPAPPVQDDDIFNGVIGEHTVHNLPGETGERGEAEGEMRETICVGEDCPPHPPNPSSQGPKVAAIIVALCAVATAVIIGVWCYRRQQQKSSMYEMNGKGQSQTRQGQQIEMQQKV